The Paraburkholderia sp. ZP32-5 genome includes a window with the following:
- a CDS encoding DUF3025 domain-containing protein: MRERGADRGTVDDAARDVMREAASGAGLELAPAHEVTPATLREAARKAMPKTEPRSTCGPTPHATREEVVQASPQSAFEAIDWSQPWFAQLTPRGPRWQHAALAGYAELLAAMNADAARMRQTTGRGEPLAFIAQDDLPPGAAYEAHIASTGCVPTRHNLHDFFNGSMWFAFPRIKAALNARQSAALDVLGVGPTRGGVRDMLTLFDENALLFACADPALSAALRGFDWRTLFVTRRDAWTRSCEVRCFGHALLEKLIAPFKGCTGHAWIVDVPVAYFEWDSAARDAWLDEAVSTALLETSALTSRMFAPLPVLGIPGWWSGNESPAFYDDATVFRAGRRER, from the coding sequence ATGCGAGAGCGTGGGGCTGATCGGGGAACTGTCGATGACGCCGCGCGCGATGTGATGCGCGAGGCGGCGTCCGGTGCCGGGCTTGAACTGGCACCGGCGCATGAGGTCACACCCGCAACATTGCGCGAAGCTGCACGCAAAGCAATGCCCAAGACCGAACCCCGTTCGACTTGTGGGCCAACACCGCATGCCACGCGCGAAGAAGTAGTGCAGGCATCGCCGCAATCTGCCTTCGAAGCGATCGACTGGTCGCAGCCCTGGTTCGCGCAACTCACGCCACGCGGTCCGCGTTGGCAGCACGCGGCGCTGGCTGGCTACGCCGAACTGCTCGCCGCAATGAACGCCGATGCCGCACGGATGCGGCAAACCACCGGCCGCGGCGAACCTCTCGCCTTCATCGCACAGGACGATCTGCCGCCGGGCGCTGCGTATGAGGCGCATATCGCGTCGACCGGCTGCGTGCCGACACGCCATAATCTCCACGACTTCTTCAACGGATCGATGTGGTTCGCGTTTCCGCGCATCAAGGCAGCGCTGAATGCGCGACAGTCGGCGGCGCTCGATGTGCTCGGCGTCGGTCCGACGCGCGGCGGCGTGCGCGACATGCTGACCCTCTTCGACGAAAACGCGCTGCTGTTCGCGTGCGCCGATCCGGCATTGAGCGCCGCGCTGCGCGGTTTCGACTGGCGCACGCTGTTCGTCACGCGGCGCGACGCATGGACGCGCAGTTGCGAAGTGCGCTGCTTTGGGCACGCTTTGCTGGAAAAATTGATCGCGCCGTTCAAAGGTTGTACCGGGCATGCATGGATCGTCGATGTGCCCGTCGCGTACTTCGAATGGGACTCCGCCGCGCGCGATGCCTGGCTCGACGAAGCGGTAAGCACGGCGTTGCTGGAAACCTCCGCGCTGACCAGCCGGATGTTTGCGCCGCTGCCCGTGCTCGGCATTCCCGGCTGGTGGTCCGGCAACGAATCACCGGCGTTTTACGACGACGCCACCGTGTTTCGCGCGGGGCGGCGCGAACGTTGA
- the erpA gene encoding iron-sulfur cluster insertion protein ErpA translates to MNAVTDTPVTEMPAPFVFTDAAADKVKQLIEEEGNPELKLRVFVQGGGCSGFQYGFTFDETTNEDDTVMNKSGVQLLIDSMSYQYLVGAEIDYKDDINGAQFVIKNPNATTTCGCGSSFSV, encoded by the coding sequence ATGAACGCAGTCACCGATACCCCCGTGACCGAGATGCCGGCCCCCTTCGTTTTCACCGACGCAGCGGCTGACAAGGTCAAGCAACTGATCGAAGAAGAAGGCAATCCGGAGCTCAAGCTGCGCGTATTCGTGCAGGGCGGCGGCTGCTCGGGCTTTCAGTATGGTTTCACCTTCGACGAAACGACCAACGAAGACGACACCGTGATGAACAAGAGCGGCGTCCAGCTGCTGATCGACTCGATGAGCTACCAGTACCTGGTTGGCGCTGAGATCGACTACAAGGACGACATCAACGGCGCGCAGTTCGTCATCAAGAATCCGAACGCGACGACAACCTGCGGTTGC
- a CDS encoding OsmC family protein, translated as MECKVSWMGQDGMAFAAETGSGHLVAMDGAPEGGGRNLAPRPMEMVLLGTGGCTAYDVVMILKKSRQEIAGCSVTLKAERASEDPKVFTKIHFHFTVTGKNLNPATVERAINLSHDKYCSASIMIAKTAELTHSFDIVAT; from the coding sequence ATGGAATGCAAAGTAAGCTGGATGGGGCAGGACGGGATGGCATTCGCGGCCGAGACGGGCAGCGGCCATCTGGTTGCAATGGACGGCGCGCCTGAAGGCGGCGGCCGCAACCTGGCACCGCGTCCGATGGAAATGGTGTTGCTCGGCACCGGCGGCTGCACCGCCTACGACGTGGTGATGATCCTGAAGAAAAGCCGTCAGGAAATCGCCGGCTGTTCGGTAACGCTGAAAGCCGAACGAGCAAGCGAAGATCCGAAGGTGTTCACGAAGATCCACTTTCACTTCACCGTGACCGGCAAGAATCTGAATCCGGCCACCGTCGAGCGCGCGATCAATCTGTCGCACGATAAATACTGCTCCGCGTCGATCATGATCGCGAAGACCGCGGAACTCACGCACTCGTTCGACATCGTCGCTACCTGA
- the rpsI gene encoding 30S ribosomal protein S9, whose protein sequence is MIGNWNYGTGRRKSAVARVFIKAGKGDIVVNGKPIADYFSRETSLMIVRQPLELTNHGTTFDIKVNVTGGGETGQAGAVRHGITRALMDYDATLKPQLSHAGFVTRDAREVERKKVGFHKARRRKQFSKR, encoded by the coding sequence ATGATCGGTAACTGGAATTACGGCACGGGCCGCCGCAAGAGCGCCGTCGCACGTGTGTTCATCAAGGCAGGCAAGGGCGACATCGTTGTGAACGGCAAGCCCATCGCCGACTACTTCTCGCGCGAAACGTCGCTGATGATCGTGCGCCAGCCGCTGGAACTCACGAACCACGGCACCACGTTCGACATCAAGGTCAACGTGACCGGTGGCGGTGAAACGGGTCAAGCCGGTGCGGTTCGCCACGGCATCACCCGTGCGCTGATGGACTACGACGCAACGCTGAAGCCGCAACTGTCGCACGCTGGCTTCGTGACGCGTGACGCTCGTGAAGTCGAACGTAAGAAGGTCGGCTTCCACAAGGCACGTCGCAGGAAGCAATTCTCGAAGCGTTAA
- the rplM gene encoding 50S ribosomal protein L13, whose product MKTFSAKAHEVTREWYVIDATDKVLGRVASEVAHRLRGKHKPEFTPHVDTGDFIIVINAGKLKVTGNKVTDKKYYRHSGYPGGIYETTFGKMQERFPGRALEKAVKGMLPKGPLGYAMIKKLKVYADATHPHSAQQPKALEI is encoded by the coding sequence ATGAAGACGTTTTCCGCAAAAGCCCATGAGGTGACGCGCGAATGGTACGTGATTGACGCGACGGATAAGGTTCTCGGGCGTGTCGCCAGCGAAGTGGCACACCGTCTTCGCGGCAAGCACAAGCCTGAATTCACTCCCCACGTCGACACCGGTGATTTCATCATCGTTATCAACGCCGGCAAGCTGAAGGTCACGGGCAACAAGGTTACCGACAAGAAGTACTACCGTCACTCGGGCTACCCGGGCGGTATCTATGAAACGACGTTCGGCAAGATGCAGGAACGCTTCCCGGGCCGCGCGCTCGAGAAGGCGGTCAAAGGCATGCTGCCGAAGGGCCCGCTCGGCTACGCGATGATCAAGAAGCTGAAGGTCTACGCAGACGCAACGCATCCGCATTCGGCGCAACAGCCGAAGGCGCTCGAGATCTAA